In Aspergillus nidulans FGSC A4 chromosome II, a single window of DNA contains:
- a CDS encoding Hsp20/alpha crystallin family protein (transcript_id=CADANIAT00004547), which produces MLKLARSRVPARILYPGYHHTHITQSPFSQYRTMSSLMHRRPGGGLFSLMRALDDFDSSLANRSFDNQFTAYAPRFDLRETKDSYHLDGELPGVEKKDLEIEFPDRNTLNIKGHSESSSSKEGNEGTWWYVERSTGDFRRSFNFPTPVDCDHVDASLKNGVLSIKIPKSEGAPTGKRIDIK; this is translated from the coding sequence ATGCTGAAACTCGCTCGATCAAGAGTACCTGCACGTATTCTCTATCCCGGGTATCACCACACCCATATTACTCAATCGCCATTTTCTCAGTACCGCACAATGTCCTCCTTAATGCACCGACGCCCAGGAGGGGGCCTGTTCTCCCTCATGCGAGCGCTAGACGATTTCGACTCCTCCCTGGCCAACCGGTCCTTCGACAATCAGTTCACAGCCTACGCACCACGCTTCGATTTACGTGAAACAAAGGACAGCTACCATCTGGACGGCGAGCTTCCTGGAGTGGAAAAGAAAGACCTTGAAATCGAGTTCCCTGATCGAAACACTCTGAACATCAAGGGCCACAGTgagtcttcgtcttctaaAGAAGGTAACGAGGGCACTTGGTGGTATGTCGAGCGTTCGACGGGAGATTTCCGACGCTCGTTCAACTTTCCTACTCCGGTTGATTGCGACCATGTTGATGCAAGTCTGAAGAATGGCGTTCTCTCCATTAAGATTCCGAAGTCTGAGGGGGCTCCTACTGGAAAGCGCATCGATATCAAGTAG
- a CDS encoding uncharacterized protein (transcript_id=CADANIAT00004548), whose translation MGEKHIPEHLYHVLFTTSHIHNNPFNVVEKVRVPGTYISLSAAKAAAHSCLFDAGYEQEWFETYESRASQTDKETSVSRLASEAGLMVYAKAPDGTIFRVRIRNTPNDAGLTSDLPDGRVSVPLYYVIQASVEYSGDEGSLMRDIDVQHTSTSYEKARELASKVLLSPADGITKESFAEYSEAGPNETDCGYGENVIVHAASDYGTNYLVSVVKTQELKAVSIAEAAMRIR comes from the coding sequence atggGCGAGAAACACATCCCAGAGCATCTCTATCACGTTCTCTTTACCACATCCCATATCCACAACAACCCATTCAATGTTGTTGAAAAAGTGCGAGTCCCAGGAACATACATCTCTCTTTCGGCGGCCAAGGCAGCCGCGCATAGCTGCCTTTTTGATGCCGGTTACGAACAGGAATGGTTTGAGACCTACGAGAGCAGAGCAAGTCAGACGGATAAAGAAACTAGCGTCTCAAGACTTGCAAGCGAAGCGGGTCTGATGGTTTATGCGAAGGCTCCCGATGGAACAATCTTCCGAGTCCGGATCAGAAACACGCCCAATGATGCTGGATTGACGAGTGACCTCCCAGATGGCCGAGTCTCTGTGCCACTGTACTACGTTATCCAGGCCAGCGTGGAGTACAGCGGTGATGAAGGGAGTCTGATGCGAGATATCGATGTTCAGCATACCTCCACCTCATACGAAAAGGCAAGGGAGCTTGCGAGTAAGGTGTTGCTCTCTCCTGCGGATGGAATCACAAAGGAAAGCTTTGCGGAGTATAGCGAGGCGGGGCCCAACGAGACAGACTGTGGGTATGGGGAAAATGTCATTGTACACGCTGCATCAGACTATGGGACCAATTATCTCGTGTCTGTCGTCAAAAcccaggagctgaaagcTGTGAGTATAGCTGAGGCCGCAATGCGGATTCGTTAA
- a CDS encoding uncharacterized protein (transcript_id=CADANIAT00004550) — MAQPVQLTAPNGVSYSQPTGLFINNEFVPAASGKTLTTVNPYDESIIATVSSAGPKDVDRAVAAARQAFASEWRGLTPSERGLLLLRLADLCDRDKEILATIDAWDNGKPYEQALGEDIAEVIAVFRYYGGWADKIHGSTIDTGDAKFAYTRHEPLGVCGQIIPWNYPVMMAAWKLGPALACGNTVVLKAAEQTPLSVLYLATLIKEAGFPAGVVNLLNGEGASAGAAIAGHPGVDKIAFTGSTNTGRVIMKAAAGNLKAITLETGGKSPLLVFDDANIDQAVKWSHVGIMSNMGQICTATSRIYVQETIYDTFVEKFKQYTIENSKVGSQFDPSVTHGPQISKAQRDRILSYVQSAKSEGAQLVLGDEPVSEKGYFVPPTIFKNTTREMSAVREEIFGPFVVIQSFSTQQDAINKANDTEYGLGAAVFTENITRAHRVAAAIQAGMVWINSSQDSHFAIPFGGYKQSGIGRELGEYALAAYTQVKAVHGKFSLPLEFNLGTWL; from the exons ATGGCACAACCAGTCCAATTGACTGCTCCTAACGGAGTCAGTTACAGCCAGCCAACAG gcctcttcatcaacaacgAATTCGTCCCCGCCGCGTCCGGCAAGACCCTGACCACCGTGAATCCCTATGACGAGTCTATAATCGCAACAGTTTCCTCTGCCGGCCCGAAAGACGTTGACCGTGCCGTCGCGGCCGCTCGCCAGGCGTTTGCCTCAGAATGGCGCGGCCTCACCCCCTCTGAACGCgggctcctgctcctccgccttgcGGACCTGTGTGACCGCGACAAGGAGATCCTCGCCACTATCGACGCATGGGATAACGGGAAGCCGTACGAGCAGGCACTGGGCGAGGACATAGCCGAGGTCATTGCCGTCTTCCGGTACTATGGCGGGTGGGCCGACAAGATCCACGGTTCGACGATCGATACGGGCGATGCGAAGTTCGCGTATACGCGACATGAACCCCTCGGGGTGTGCGGGCAAATCATCCCGTGGAATTATCCTGTTATG ATGGCCGCGTGGAAATTAGGTCCTGCGCTCGCGTGCGGGAACACCGTTGTCCTCAAGGCCGCCGAGCAGACGCCTCTCTCGGTGCTGTACCTTGCGACTCTGATAAAGGAAGCTGGCTTCCCGGCAGGCGTCGTTAATCTGCTGAATGGCGAAGGGGCCAGCGCCGGCGCCGCCATCGCCGGCCATCCTGGTGTCGACAAGATCGCTTTCACTGGGAGCACAAACACCGGGCGCGTCATTATGAAGGCCGCTGCGGGCAATTTGAAAGCGATCACTCTAGAGACAGGCGGCAAGAGTCCGCTTCTCGTATTTGATGACGCAAATATAGACCAGGCTGTCAAATGGTCCCATGTTGGTATCATGA GCAACATGGGCCAAATCTGCACGGCCACTTCCAGGATATACGTCCAAGAGACGATCTATGATACCTTTGTCGAGAAATTCAAGCAGTACACGATCGAGAACAGCAAGGTCGGGTCGCAATTCGACCCCTCCGTTACTCACGGCCCTCAGATCTCCAAGGCGCAGCGCGACCGCATCCTGAGCTACGTGCAGTCGGCCAAATCCGAAGGCGCTCAGCTGGTACTCGGTGACGAGCCTGTCTCTGAAAAGGGCTACTTTGTCCCACCCACGATCTTCAAGAATACTACGCGGGAGATGAGTGCCGTCCGAGAGGAGATATTTGGTCCCTTTGTCGTCATTCAGTCCTTCAGTACGCAGCAGGATGCGATTAACAAGGCGAATGACACTGAGTATGGGCTTGGGGCGGCGGTGTTCACGGAAAATATCACGCGGGCTCATCGCGTTGCGGCCGCAATCCAGGCAGGCATGGTGTGG ATCAACAGTTCTCAAGACTCGCATTTTGCTATCCCCTTTGGCGGGTACAAGCAGAGTGGGATTGGTCGGGAGTTGGGTGAATACGCTCTGGCAGCGTATACGCAAGTCAAGGCTGTTCATGGCAAGTTCTCCCTTCCTCTAGAAT TCAACTTAGGAACCTGGCTATAA
- a CDS encoding uncharacterized protein (transcript_id=CADANIAT00004549), which yields MLGASPSGNALNRHFFYIELDTQPKRANPSLEITNKPLTFILKIELLKR from the exons ATGCTGGGCGCTAGTCCTTCAGG AAAT GCCTTGAACAGACACTTCTTCTATATCGAACTTGACACTCAGCCGAAAAGGGCTAACCCCTCTTTGGAGA TTACAAACAAACCCTTGACT TTTATACTCAAAATTGAACTACTCAAGAGATAG